The region CCCCGTTCAGGGCAAAAACCTTCCCGCCGAAGCGAGAGGCAGCTTCTACCCGGCTTCGTGGCATCCGTCAAGCAGTTTTCGCAAGCTTTCTTTCCGGTGTCCCTTCCGCCGTGCCAGCCCGATCAATGATCGTTTGCCAACTATATTAAGGAGATGCAAAACCCGTCGTGTTAATGAGCAGTCCCTTCCGAAGCAGGGAAGCGGGTTCTACGCAAATCCCACCCACCCGTCAACTGGTTTTTTCAAAACACCGTCCGCCACAATGAAAAAAGGCCCCGAATCACTTCGGAGCCTTGAAAACACAGGGGTTATACGCCGTCCGTCAGTTCACGAACAGGCGCAGCTGATCACCAGGTTGCAGCTTGGGCTGAGCCGAAAGCTCGTTCCAGCGCATCACATCCAGGTGCGATACGCCAAACTTGCGCGCAATGGACCATACGGATTCGCCGCGCTGCACACGGTACACAACGGTGCGCTTTGCCTCCTCAGCCTGCCTGCGTGAAGCAACAGTCTTGGAAACAGACTGGTCCGGCACATACAACTTCTGCCCCACCTTGAGGATGGAGGCGGCGGTAAGGCCGTTCGCTTCCAACAATGATTGCAGGCTCACACCGGTCTCGCGGGAAATGGCATAGAGCGTATCCCCGGTCTGCACCACGTAGTTGCTGCGCTTCTGGGCGATGGAGCGCGTTCTGCTGCGCGTGTCCTTTTCCGCCACGGCAGTAGACGCCGCCTTGGCACCGGCAGGAATCATCACCTGCTGCCCTATGCGCAGATTGTCAGAAGCGCTCTTGTTCACGCTCTTCAGCACCGTGATGGGCACGTTAAACTGGCGGCTTATGCGGTACCACGTATCACCGGACTTGATATTGTACGCCTGCCAGCCCTCAAAAGGACGGGACTTGGCAGAGCGCACAAAGTTCTGCGCCGCAGCCATCTGGGTTTCTGCCAGATAAACCGACGCCTCATAATCAGGCGGGCTCACCTGCCGCAAAAATGCCGGGTTGTATGTGGCAAAGGTTGCCCAATCCATGCCTACGGACTTGGAAAGAGCCAGCAGATCCGTGCCGCCCTTCACTTTCAGCTCCGCAAGGTCAAGGCGGCAACTTTCATCCACGGGTTCAAACCCAAGCTTCTTCAGATTGCGCATAATCTTCACCACGGCAAGGAAC is a window of Desulfovibrio psychrotolerans DNA encoding:
- a CDS encoding lytic transglycosylase → MLTLVLGGCATKQPVAEGLGDGAQGAAYCPPNLGRPDVSAEDVAALDEVPGDEDAQLTSDEQEALNSRLDIDIEMEDSDREAVERYFTYFTHRGRDHFVRYLERAGMYMPYAREVFREKGLPEELVYLAIVESGFNPNAYSRSGAAGVWQFMPFTGRKYGLRYDWWIDERRDPFKSVHSAADYLNKLYADFGDWYLAIAAYNAGEGKIGRAMKGTGAESFFELTQKNHKLSQKQQLRQETKDYVPKFLAVVKIMRNLKKLGFEPVDESCRLDLAELKVKGGTDLLALSKSVGMDWATFATYNPAFLRQVSPPDYEASVYLAETQMAAAQNFVRSAKSRPFEGWQAYNIKSGDTWYRISRQFNVPITVLKSVNKSASDNLRIGQQVMIPAGAKAASTAVAEKDTRSRTRSIAQKRSNYVVQTGDTLYAISRETGVSLQSLLEANGLTAASILKVGQKLYVPDQSVSKTVASRRQAEEAKRTVVYRVQRGESVWSIARKFGVSHLDVMRWNELSAQPKLQPGDQLRLFVN